AAACTGCAAACATCGAAATAGCGCGGGTACATGGAATACTCCAGGATACTCCTTGGTGGAAGCTGCTTACTGCTCAGCATCTCAGCAGTAAAACATGACACGCTTCACGTTCTCCTTGAGAGCGGGCAGGGGCCTAACAGCAACACTTCCCGCAGCCCTGCTGCTGCGTGCCCCACCTGGTGGAGGGCCACGGGCGCCACTTGCCATTGACCCGCTGTCAGAGGTATCTGGCTCCATGTAGAAGCGAGCTCGGAAGGCTGCCAGATGAGCATAGTATGCCGGAGGCACTgcaagaaatcaagcaacggtCAACAAGTGATTTGGACAGAATAATCCACAAATGGGTGGTCTAGAGTTAGACAAAGAGACTGATGTTTTTAAGTTAGGCTTACCAATTGACACAGAGCGGGTGCACCTAGCATATCTGCAAAAGTTGAAACAATGTTTAATAGGCAGCAGTTCAAGAGTGCGAGGAAAGTAATGGATCGATGGAGCAGTATATAATTACGTGTAGCACAGGTTGTTTGTCAGAGTCTGCAGCTCATCAGCCGTAAACTTGTTCTCATCCCACAGGACATGATAATGAGCAGGGCGGCTTGTTCCCTGAATAGATGAAAAGCTTCAATCAGTAATCATTAAATCAGCCCATCCATCAAGTGATGAATTGAAAAGGAGGATGAGGAATCAACCTGAATGCCAGCATGGCTACACAGGTAGAAATCAAACTCAGTAGGATGGCAAATCTTTGAATCAACCACGGTACCTAAACTCAGATCAAAGAAACAGTTTCTGGTCAGATTCAAATTAGACATGCCAAGCCCAAAAAACTGGAGGTGGGCCATGAACTAACCAGGCAGTATGTTTCCACTTCTATCAACAGTGCGCTGATCATTGTGGTTATTAGCAAACAACCTAGTGTGATGTCGCTTCTGAACTACCACAAAAGTAACTGGAGGCTGGTAATTGGGCTCCAAGGATGCACAGGCCTATAACCATGGTTTGGCAAGGACAGTGAGAGAAAAAGATGAATAACAACATCAGATGAATGCTATGGAATTACATTTACCTTTCTGATGGCATCAAGTTCATACAGCAATACTTGATAGAACTGCCCCTCACTGACACCATCCCTGAAATTAAAACTGTTTAAGATACTGAAAATCATGATCAGAAAAGAGATGCTCATGCAAGGGTAAGAACCTGTAGAATATGATCCTCTGAGGTTTCTGTCCAGTTGCCCTCTTAAAAGAAATGAGAAGTTCCCTGCACAATCAAAAGAATTATACATATAGCAGAATCCAAAAACAGAGAAGCGTAACTATATCTCATTATATCAGTAAAGATCATACTTGATCATGCCACCGGTTACTGTCCCTCTTTGTGGATCTTGCCATACTTTGAAAAGATCCTGAATCAGCTCCTGGCGATGGGCTTGAGCACTCACTAGACCAGCATACTTGGTGACCTCAGGCCAGTCTTGAGAAGCAACAACCTAGGAAGAAAACAATATAGTAAACATAAAGGGTGAAACTTCCACAGCAGAACTTCTGGCCTATCATCGTTGTAACAAGTCTTGTACTTACAGCTGCAATGGAAGGACTGGAGTCTTCTCCAGGATGGGGATGGGTAACATCAGCACCAAATATAATAGTTGGTCTGTCACTGACAAGGGGGATTCTCCTTGTCAAAGCATCTACAAGTACAGTATTCCTTCCACCAACCTGAAAAATAGGGAAAACCATGAGAAAACAAATGATTCAGGTATTAGTTAAGGATGGAATGGTTTTGAGAGATTTTACCTTAACATTTATTTTGAGTGCAACATTTGCAAGATACTGCTTGCTCATCTTAAAAACATGCTTAGTCAAGCAACACTGGGAGACCAATCCAAGATCAGTCTCACAGATTCTCTTGAGATCCCCTGAGGAATTAAAAGAACGCTGATGACAGAATGTATTCAGTGGACAATGCTTAAGTGTCTCTGCCAGAAGAGAACATTACCATAAAGAGAACCATTATTGTCAGGCAGTATTACAATCAGCAGGTCAAGTTCCCTGCCCTGGGGTCTCAGTATGTTCATCGCATCTTGATAGCGTGCCTTTAATGCTCTCTCAACATGCTCTGGCCTTGCAGTCAGTGGTGGCAGCACAGGCTCAAGAGCAAAGTCCTAGAGGGAGAATGGGAAATATGAAGAGTAAATAACACAAGATACCAAAGGGACATTGGGCATGAATGATATTTGAAGGACAAAGTCGTACCATTCCAGATATTTGGCACATGATAGCCAGCTCATGACAGAAGCCCCTAGCAGCACTATCTTGCACATTCCGAGAAAAGTTAATGCACGCCCAGTTGCTGACTCTACCACCATTAACCATTTTCTACACAGAAAAAGAACAGTAAACACAAGAAAGTTACGAGATTATTAAATGAACAAGTAAACCACAAAGGGGAACATGAAGACAGAGGCAAGCAAAAGGTAGACAGATGCTCTCTAGATTATAATATTGTCAATGGCACACCATAACCCAAATGATTAATGTTGCAGTTGATGTGTTGCATAAAAGATGGTCCTAAACTAACAACCTACGAGAGTTAATCCAAGGGAAAAGGAGAGCAAAATCCCAGACAATTCAGGAGCTCCTGATAGAGCTTTCTGTGTAAATAATGAAAAATTCCTCCCTCCCAAAAAATGCTTCCATGTGAAGCTAGATAGATCCTGGAATTTTGAGGAGATAACAAAACCAAAACTAAATCAAACACAAGCAGCGAGGCAATAAACTCATTAGTTATGACTCTGTAGTTTGCAAAAACAGTCTATGCTCCACACAATTATCTACTTCGTCCTCTTGCCGCAGTCCATCCACTGCCTCCGCCAACAGCGGGATTTCCCGCCGGGCATTGCCCTTGCCTGCCCGGACTGCTTTCCACGGGGCCACCCCCTTAGGACTGGTAGATATCAAATCATCCCCTACAAAAAACCAAACGCCGCCAGAGCAACATCCCTCGCCGGTCGGAATTAGAGTTATTTTCATCTCTCAGTCCCTTTTTTCAGCAACAAATCCTTTTGACAACATGCATCAGTTTTAAATGGGGGCTTTCGTGAAACTGATAAATCAAGGACACTCTCGATTTAAAATTTCCATTTATTTAATTTCAGTATGGTTCTAGCCTAACATTACCATAAGGGGAGATTTAGAAATACAGGAAGAGCGATTTTATCTAGACTTCTTAGGACATATTTAACCAAGCATACCTTATTCATCATGTTCCATTGGCCAACCCTTGGCAGGACATCCTTCTCTCGGCCACTATCATGGTATTTAAGCTAATTACACAAAAGTACAAATTCAACATCAGTGGCAATGCACAACATATGCATAAATAAGGAAAATGAAATGCAGTGATGCTGTTAGATTTCAGAAAATAAACTTACCCTTGGTGGTGGCAGAACACGAGCTTCAACTGCTGCAAGACGTTCATCAATTCTTATACCAAATTCCTGTGCATATGGGTCTTCATAGTATGCATTGTGATGCACAGTCTGATAAAAAGGAGGAAAggcaaaataaaaaattaagtcAGAATCATCAATTCACCTGATTGGCACTAAAACAATAAGACCTCAGTGTTATATTTAATCATTATACAGTAACAATTCTGATAAAACAGGTGGTACTTTTCACCAGAAAAATATGACTCATAAAAACATTTTAATGATACAACAACTGTGGTAGATACCCTACCACCAATTCCAGAGAGGCAGAGATCATTTCAGATACAGGCAAATGTGTAACCAAGAGGGCAAAATTACAAGTGGCAATAACTTAGTAGTGTCCCTAAACCCTAAAGAATGCAAAAGCAAATGAGTAAGCAGGGCTTCCAAAGCCCAAAAGCTAAAAAAACTTATACAAAGGCTATAATTGCAGCATGGTTAAACACCTGAATTCATGAGATGTGGATCACAAAAATGATGAAATAACTTTCACAAAACATATGATCAACAGTCACCTGCAAGATGTCCAGCTCACGCTCTTGAGGGCGCTGACAGGTCACTTTCAGCAGAGCAGTGATTTGTTTCTCATTGAGTCGCTTTGAGTAACGCTGTCCTTCAACAATCTTACAGACCTGATATTTCATATTTCAAAGCCAGCAACTTATTACGATAATATGATGAAGCTGGATGTAGCATTGAGAAAACATTTGAAGAATAAGCGTAATATAGCAAATAAGTTTCAACAGAGATAGTTGAAGACACTAACTTCCATAGGCAGATAGTTTGGTCTTTGCTGATTGCCCACTTGCAAGCAAGGTAAAGTGGTGTGTTGAATACTAAAACCATAAGTCTCCATAAAATATTGCACTACAGTCTTCACGGTACCACGATCATCAACAGGGAATCTATCACAGAGAAagcaacaaaaccatgtcagaGCATCATCCTTTAAGCTATTAGCTCATACCAGCAAGGGAAGACACACATACGATAGCTCTCTTGTTGCTTGTGAAGTGAGGCCAGAGATACGATATTTTCTGCGCATGTTTCCTCGGTGCGTGACCTCGACCTTCACACCTCTCAGGGCTTTTTTGATCTACAGAGGAAAAGGAATGGCAGTAACTTAGCACCAACTAAGAATAAACAAAAGTTACTATCAAAAAGGCAAGGTAGTGGTCCAAACCTTCACGCGATCAGAATCAGACAATGGTCTAACTGAGATATCTCTGttaagaagctgggcaacaaaatCAATCACAGGGAGAGGCTCGATAAACGCAGTTGATGACATATCTGCAAGGGCACAGATCAAAGGCTAAGACAAGATTGATACTGATTCCATAAACTACACCTAGTCCATGTAAATTAGAATGTAGCATACTACTGCGGTACTGCCATGGATCATGTGTGACAACTGAAAGAAAAGCAGTGAAATGAAAAGGCTGAAGTGACAGTATCTAACCGATATTCAGTGAAAGGCCCATCTGAGTTGGCCTTATGCTTTGGTAAAAACCGCGCCAACTTTCCAAACCCTCACCAAGTTGCTGACGTCTCCCTAAGTCGGGAGAATAAAATGATCTACCAACAGGAGAATACCTATACAAGAAAAGTACAATAAGATTTCGCCATGGAAAAAGTAACTACGAAAATACAACTAGCTAAAATATCACCTCGCAGTAGGCAATTCACGTAGTACAATGTCAAGCACTTGAAGAGCTTCTTGAGGAGCATCTGCTTGCCTTCCAGCTAGGAACATAGCCAAATGGTGGAGATCAGCACGGGCAGCAAATTTGATCACCACCCTAAATACTCTCTCGCGCCTGAATCAGAAGGGATGGCAGAAGTCAGCATGAAATTTTGTTTTACATGTCCTAAATATAGACACAGAAGCAATACCATACCTTTGCCCACCTTGGCCACCACTAAGACTATCTTCCTCATCTTGCAAGGTAATTTCAAATGTCCTAGAAGTAAATGGCAGAGGTCCAGCTGTATAAAGGCTCTTTCTTCCATCATATGCAGGTAGACGCCCACCCAATTGGGATTGTCTATACAGCGTTACAAGCTCTCCCATGACAGCACGATTGACACCACGTGAAGTAACCTCAGGCGTTATAGATACCTGAAGACAATAGATTGATGAACagaaatcacaaaaaaaaatgacatgAAATTACTTCTTAAGAGGAGCTTACATCGTATTGGTGAAGGTCTTTGTCAGGAAGTTCAGCAAAGAAATGGTTTGCTTTCACAATGCACCTGTCCCCATAAGTGCCCTTGCCAGGGCGCAGCGGGAATCGAACTGATTTGCTTGATGCCGGTGCCACTTGAATTTCTTGACTTGTGGAAGTCTGACCACGAATAGAAAGTTGCTGAAATTGTTGCTGGACATGTCCAGAGCTCACCTCTGTCACAGGCTGTGAGGATGAGCCAGGTCCCGATGGGGATGGTGAAACCATCGGGGCTTGATACTGGACATATGGGGCTTGGTGCAGCTCGGGAACTGTTCTGGATGGACCTGGAGGAACATTTCGTCCAACACTACCTCCCCTTTGCCCGCCATAGTATGGCTGCGGCATTCCACCTCTGGGACGGGGGCCACCACGTCCCTGGTATTCACCACCACGTCCCTGGTAGTCGCCACCACGTCCCTGGTATTCACCACCACGTCCCTGGTAGTCACGCGGGTGATACTCAGGTGGCCCACCACCTGGGTGATGTGGCCCTGGCCCTCCACGGCCCTGATAATGTCCACCACGGCCCTGGTATTgcccaccaccacggccacccTGTTGAGGCcagccgcgtcctcctccatgTTGTTGAGTTCGCTCAGGTCGCTGTGAGGAACCTTGTCCAGAAGCCCCTGAAGACTCTCCGGAAGTTTCTCCGGAACCGCCAGGGCCAgttctcttcttcctcaccatgaTGGGCACTGCATGACAGGAATACATCAAAACTGGGTTCAAGACATGAAGAAAACTGTTTGACTGTATATctgtgaaaaagaaaacagcaaCAGGAGGGAGGTTTGTATACTGAGGAGAATTGCAACAGTTTACACAGAATAAAGAAAATGTAACAAAAATAGAAGATAAGCTGCTACCAAGCTGCATCCAGGAATTGCTAACATAACAAATAGAAACTTGAGAATCACAACATCATAGAACCTTGTGCCCATGTGAAATGAACTAAGCTACCAGAACAcggtaaaaaagaaaaggtaagtAAAACTAGAAGAAAGAAAATGTAATTTCACAAGTACTAGAAAATAAGACTAACTGATTATATTTTTATTGGTTACTTAGGTAACCGAATGCATTTTTATTGGCTACTTGAGTAACTAATTGCATTTTTACTGGCTTTACGCTTTCTTCATTTTGATCATTTTTGAGCATTTTCATTTGGATAAAGAAAGTGGACAGGTAGAAGGTTAGGAAAATGTAAGAAAGATCATATCATCCAAAGCAGGGCCATTTAGGTGTCTCCTAGACACCTAAAATTATTTTACTCGTTCAAAAGTAACAGCCTAAAACACATATACagacaagaaataaataaaatccagGCAccttttttataatggtataacaAGATTTATACTGTCATTTGAAATAGACAATGTACGTGATACGATCTTCAGGGATGCATGAACAACACCAGAGTATGAGATATCGCATAGATGAGAACCATGCAAAACTGCACTACACTACACATAAGATGAACAGAATCCTACTACTAAAGACTAGCAATATGTGATGTTTTTGAAGTTAGTTTCAGGAAGATCATTTCCTAGCTATAGCTATTCAATAGAATGTCTTGATCACATTAAACATTTTTTATGCTACCATTAACACTTTGATCATGATCAACAGAACAGCAGCTTTTATCGCAATGATGGAACACATCCTTGAGCATACTTGCACTTGTTATCAAGGCCGAGAGTTCACACTTGACACTGAGTGAGAACACCAAACATTAGGCACAAACCgatgtctggaacatgtctacATTGTTGGTGGAGTCTGCAATTTAACTAACACATTATTACATGCCAAAACTAATCCTTATATGTTGGCCAGAGAAAAAAGACACTGAAAAAAAGTAGTCCCTCTAAACAACCGATTAACCACACTCAAACACAAGGTTCAGCAGTTAAAACACACAAGCATAGCAGACCTTTTACCTTAGCGTAGAGGGAAATAATCACACAAGCATATTCTATCAGAAACCACACAAGCAGATAAGCAGCAGAAGGAAGTACAGCAATATCAAATGTTGAGGCTTTGAGAGCATCAGTCAAGCAGTTAACCCAAATACTAAGCACTAGACACCTGAAGGAACAGAGGTTCCTCATCTCGCAAAGCAACTAAGCCTCCCATTTCCACATTATGCGCTTAGCCTAGAAAACCTAAGACGGTCACAAAAGCAAGCACAAATCGCCGAGCCCTCATCGGATCAACTCACCACGGAGCTAGAACCGGCCAAATCGACCAACAGAC
This portion of the Setaria viridis chromosome 7, Setaria_viridis_v4.0, whole genome shotgun sequence genome encodes:
- the LOC117865828 gene encoding protein argonaute 1B isoform X1, translating into MICDLDMAMRVENGRPHQVPIMVRKKRTGPGGSGETSGESSGASGQGSSQRPERTQQHGGGRGWPQQGGRGGGQYQGRGGHYQGRGGPGPHHPGGGPPEYHPRDYQGRGGEYQGRGGDYQGRGGEYQGRGGPRPRGGMPQPYYGGQRGGSVGRNVPPGPSRTVPELHQAPYVQYQAPMVSPSPSGPGSSSQPVTEVSSGHVQQQFQQLSIRGQTSTSQEIQVAPASSKSVRFPLRPGKGTYGDRCIVKANHFFAELPDKDLHQYDVSITPEVTSRGVNRAVMGELVTLYRQSQLGGRLPAYDGRKSLYTAGPLPFTSRTFEITLQDEEDSLSGGQGGQRRERVFRVVIKFAARADLHHLAMFLAGRQADAPQEALQVLDIVLRELPTARYSPVGRSFYSPDLGRRQQLGEGLESWRGFYQSIRPTQMGLSLNIDMSSTAFIEPLPVIDFVAQLLNRDISVRPLSDSDRVKIKKALRGVKVEVTHRGNMRRKYRISGLTSQATRELSFPVDDRGTVKTVVQYFMETYGFSIQHTTLPCLQVGNQQRPNYLPMEVCKIVEGQRYSKRLNEKQITALLKVTCQRPQERELDILQTVHHNAYYEDPYAQEFGIRIDERLAAVEARVLPPPRLKYHDSGREKDVLPRVGQWNMMNKKMVNGGRVSNWACINFSRNVQDSAARGFCHELAIMCQISGMDFALEPVLPPLTARPEHVERALKARYQDAMNILRPQGRELDLLIVILPDNNGSLYGDLKRICETDLGLVSQCCLTKHVFKMSKQYLANVALKINVKVGGRNTVLVDALTRRIPLVSDRPTIIFGADVTHPHPGEDSSPSIAAVVASQDWPEVTKYAGLVSAQAHRQELIQDLFKVWQDPQRGTVTGGMIKELLISFKRATGQKPQRIIFYRDGVSEGQFYQVLLYELDAIRKACASLEPNYQPPVTFVVVQKRHHTRLFANNHNDQRTVDRSGNILPGTVVDSKICHPTEFDFYLCSHAGIQGTSRPAHYHVLWDENKFTADELQTLTNNLCYTYARCTRSVSIVPPAYYAHLAAFRARFYMEPDTSDSGSMASGARGPPPGGARSSRAAGSVAVRPLPALKENVKRVMFYC
- the LOC117865828 gene encoding protein argonaute 1B isoform X2, with the protein product MVRKKRTGPGGSGETSGESSGASGQGSSQRPERTQQHGGGRGWPQQGGRGGGQYQGRGGHYQGRGGPGPHHPGGGPPEYHPRDYQGRGGEYQGRGGDYQGRGGEYQGRGGPRPRGGMPQPYYGGQRGGSVGRNVPPGPSRTVPELHQAPYVQYQAPMVSPSPSGPGSSSQPVTEVSSGHVQQQFQQLSIRGQTSTSQEIQVAPASSKSVRFPLRPGKGTYGDRCIVKANHFFAELPDKDLHQYDVSITPEVTSRGVNRAVMGELVTLYRQSQLGGRLPAYDGRKSLYTAGPLPFTSRTFEITLQDEEDSLSGGQGGQRRERVFRVVIKFAARADLHHLAMFLAGRQADAPQEALQVLDIVLRELPTARYSPVGRSFYSPDLGRRQQLGEGLESWRGFYQSIRPTQMGLSLNIDMSSTAFIEPLPVIDFVAQLLNRDISVRPLSDSDRVKIKKALRGVKVEVTHRGNMRRKYRISGLTSQATRELSFPVDDRGTVKTVVQYFMETYGFSIQHTTLPCLQVGNQQRPNYLPMEVCKIVEGQRYSKRLNEKQITALLKVTCQRPQERELDILQTVHHNAYYEDPYAQEFGIRIDERLAAVEARVLPPPRLKYHDSGREKDVLPRVGQWNMMNKKMVNGGRVSNWACINFSRNVQDSAARGFCHELAIMCQISGMDFALEPVLPPLTARPEHVERALKARYQDAMNILRPQGRELDLLIVILPDNNGSLYGDLKRICETDLGLVSQCCLTKHVFKMSKQYLANVALKINVKVGGRNTVLVDALTRRIPLVSDRPTIIFGADVTHPHPGEDSSPSIAAVVASQDWPEVTKYAGLVSAQAHRQELIQDLFKVWQDPQRGTVTGGMIKELLISFKRATGQKPQRIIFYRDGVSEGQFYQVLLYELDAIRKACASLEPNYQPPVTFVVVQKRHHTRLFANNHNDQRTVDRSGNILPGTVVDSKICHPTEFDFYLCSHAGIQGTSRPAHYHVLWDENKFTADELQTLTNNLCYTYARCTRSVSIVPPAYYAHLAAFRARFYMEPDTSDSGSMASGARGPPPGGARSSRAAGSVAVRPLPALKENVKRVMFYC